In Hippoglossus stenolepis isolate QCI-W04-F060 chromosome 5, HSTE1.2, whole genome shotgun sequence, one genomic interval encodes:
- the kitlga gene encoding kit ligand a isoform X2, translating into MKKSKIWIRVCVYLLLFITLGVHSSKFDVNPVTDDISKLSVLRQNIPKDYKIPVHFVPKEEGGMCWVKLNIFYLEESLIDLSHKFGNISSNRKDISIFIQMLQELRLNMGSLEPIMYDFECHYREERWQTARYFDFVKDFLIAAQNREDSDDCNPPPCPTTPYTVTTEDYLEESPTSSSKGSDCTTGCNPLEIQGERLLPEVVERSLLSLLFIPLLGLVFLIVWKVRSRRNEQAPQQNPRAGAIFTGSEWTASPLDETSEKNKLNVIEIV; encoded by the exons ATTTGGATACGTGTCTGTGTCTATTTACTGCTGTTCATCACTCTTGGGGTACATTCAAGTAAATTTGACGTCAACCCAGTGACAGATGACATCTCTAAGCTCTCTGTTTTG agACAAAATATTCCTAAAGATTACAAAATTCCTGTACATTTTGTTCCTAAAGAAGAG GGTGGGATGTGTTGGGTAAAATTAAACATCTTCTACTTGGAGGAGAGTTTAATAGATTTATCGCATAAGTTTGGAAACATTTCATCCAACAGAAAAGATATTAGCATATTCATCCAAATGCTCCAAGAACTGCGGCTCAACATGGGGTCTCTG GAGCCGATCATGTACGATTTTGAGTGCCACTACAGGGAAGAGAGGTGGCAGACAGCGCGATACTTTGACTTTGTCAAAGACTTCCTTATAGCTGCACAGAATAGAGAAGATTCAGATGACTGTAatcctcctccctgtcccaCCACACCTTACACAGTAACTACAGAAGACTATTTAGAAG AATCGCCCACGTCCAGCAGCAAAGGCTCAGACTGTACGACAGGCTGCAATCCAC ttGAAATTCAAGGAGAGAGATTGCTGCCCGAGGTGGTGGAGCGAAGCCTTCTCTCCCTACTCTTCATCCCACTCTTAGGCCTTGTATTCCTGATCGTGTGGAAG GTCAGATCCCGGAGGAACGAGCAGGCTCCTCAACAGAACCCCAGAGCAGGGGCAATCTTCACAGGATCAGAATGGACTGCATCTCCACTGGATGAAACATCCGAAAA AAACAAGTTGAACGTCATTGAAATTGTGTAA
- the kitlga gene encoding kit ligand a isoform X1, giving the protein MKKSKIWIRVCVYLLLFITLGVHSSKFDVNPVTDDISKLSVLRQNIPKDYKIPVHFVPKEEGGMCWVKLNIFYLEESLIDLSHKFGNISSNRKDISIFIQMLQELRLNMGSLEPIMYDFECHYREERWQTARYFDFVKDFLIAAQNREDSDDCNPPPCPTTPYTVTTEDYLEAESPTSSSKGSDCTTGCNPLEIQGERLLPEVVERSLLSLLFIPLLGLVFLIVWKVRSRRNEQAPQQNPRAGAIFTGSEWTASPLDETSEKNKLNVIEIV; this is encoded by the exons ATTTGGATACGTGTCTGTGTCTATTTACTGCTGTTCATCACTCTTGGGGTACATTCAAGTAAATTTGACGTCAACCCAGTGACAGATGACATCTCTAAGCTCTCTGTTTTG agACAAAATATTCCTAAAGATTACAAAATTCCTGTACATTTTGTTCCTAAAGAAGAG GGTGGGATGTGTTGGGTAAAATTAAACATCTTCTACTTGGAGGAGAGTTTAATAGATTTATCGCATAAGTTTGGAAACATTTCATCCAACAGAAAAGATATTAGCATATTCATCCAAATGCTCCAAGAACTGCGGCTCAACATGGGGTCTCTG GAGCCGATCATGTACGATTTTGAGTGCCACTACAGGGAAGAGAGGTGGCAGACAGCGCGATACTTTGACTTTGTCAAAGACTTCCTTATAGCTGCACAGAATAGAGAAGATTCAGATGACTGTAatcctcctccctgtcccaCCACACCTTACACAGTAACTACAGAAGACTATTTAGAAG CAGAATCGCCCACGTCCAGCAGCAAAGGCTCAGACTGTACGACAGGCTGCAATCCAC ttGAAATTCAAGGAGAGAGATTGCTGCCCGAGGTGGTGGAGCGAAGCCTTCTCTCCCTACTCTTCATCCCACTCTTAGGCCTTGTATTCCTGATCGTGTGGAAG GTCAGATCCCGGAGGAACGAGCAGGCTCCTCAACAGAACCCCAGAGCAGGGGCAATCTTCACAGGATCAGAATGGACTGCATCTCCACTGGATGAAACATCCGAAAA AAACAAGTTGAACGTCATTGAAATTGTGTAA